The following is a genomic window from Aphis gossypii isolate Hap1 chromosome X, ASM2018417v2, whole genome shotgun sequence.
cacaaaaaaacagacagtacctatatttaaatgtataaaacttgtttttttttttttaaacatatttattttattttatgtatgaaaataaattaatataccacaATGTTGCATATATttctgtacaatattttaatatattttttgggtTTCTATTGTTTGATTGCATGATTGTGTTCAATTCGATGTGAATATGGTAAACTTAGCTGATTTCAAATTTGAGTCGTAGACGTTTTAAATCATCAACCGAATAAGACTTTCTACATTTTCATAAAGTtaactactattatatatttatgatgaatattttaatttagattccGAGTGGAgatatgaatgtattattattacaaaaatgtctGTTTTGTGTCGATCGTCAGCCATCACTTTTGGAATATTAAAATGCTTCAACCGTCAACTTGAATATCTTTTCTGGTAGAACAGAAGATGTTATTGGTAATAAGGTATCAAAGgtaaaaaataccaattataaCTGTAGCATTAAAATACTGTATACTAGTATACTATACGTAAAGACCGGATTTTGTTGCactaaaaatacatcaaaattgcaatggaaataatacaataatattgcattataaaatgtattcttaaaatattacaaaatgtataattattatttattttcttacaaaCATGATAggcatttacaaattataaaataaaaaagttgttgaaaggatttaataattaaaatttataattatatacatttctgAATTGTGttccttaaaattatatcgtcGGTTacttaagatatatttatataaagaaaattatcttTCAATATCCACACGGGTTATTGGcgcatatttaaaacaattcgaATATACagactattttaaaaactgtaatcGTAACGgataataaactattgttaTCGATATCATTATTACAACTTATAGAAGTCCATATCGCCacgtatattttatgcttttaTTACACCTTTAAACTTCTTAGATCAAATAATCTAACCAATAATGAAAATCcacgataattttattatttttatattataaaattagttaagaaatattgatttgtacatttaataacgtaaaatataaaaaaattgcaaaaaatttcaaaaattgcaacataaaattaaatagaaagaCTGCAATTAATACAAATCGTGTACGTATTTGATCAGATTTGATTTATcttaaatgcaaaaaaaagttgttatatcaattaaatccggtctttaattataagtattattatagtttaaaaaccatagataattgacatttttacaaatgtttatattaacattacttatatagtatggtataaatgtataattgacTCTTTTTTAAGCTAAGTATGTAAAGtatgttattaaacatttcaatttattttatttaaatttttttctctataaatatatctgttaaaaaatgtatgctcttttaaatagtataagcatttaatacaaggtgTTTACATGGGTTGTTTTTACGCGCgggactaaaataaaaaaaaagttgaacgTATATCCACTATATCCACAATGTTTTTTATGAGATCCGATAGGATGTgagaatagaataaaaatttaattattggaaGAGGTGTAAGAGTATCATTACTTGTAGATAAAATGAAGGAAAATAGCTTGAGGTGGTTTAATCAAGTTATGGGGaccaatttttaatacctGCTCTAAAAtaacctaattataataaaatcgtttgcgtatatataaactaagtataatacaatttaacaaactttttatgtatcaatttaaattattcattaaatttgttatgttatttCTTCTATTGTTGATatctatactaatttattagcaCGATGCGAgtgtaggtaataggtatacacgATAAATAGTTAAAGCAGAGTTTcgattttaagttttgaaggtggttttggataaaataaatttggatctttttagtgttatttttataaatgttgataagaAATTCACTAAGtcaaaaatcttgaaaatgtaatttaaaatcccGCAAAAATtatccttaaaaaaaatataaaaatatttaaaatacattgacacaattaatatttataagcatttaaagttaaaattttgattggaTAACCATGTAATTACTTATAGCTAagacttaaaaatttacaaaataaataaataaataaaaataaaaaataaaaaatatttaattatgcacagtttttttttttatcaatattttatattttaaatctggatggatattatttaaacaatgaataataataataataattttgttaggtatacatacatatacattgtaaataaatttaaaattattatattttatagataggtatacagttatattttcaGGTGCAAtatgtttttggaaaaaataattcaatcaaCTGTAATACCaatagtgaaaaaaattacctatctaacagtaatattgaaaaacataacataaaatacctaGTGATTCGTCTCTCCTCAGGATCTTTTTTTGTATTCGATGATACATCATCgatttcaaatttgaaaaataatcatgGAAAAACAAATCACACGaatttcgttattatttatgttttttctttgatttgcCAAACGGccgtattataggtaggtaccagtCCGGCGGGGAGAAGTCCTCTGGCCTTATCTTTGAAGATCACCCGCTCATTGCTCATATCTCCCGGTACTGTTTACTGTTTAGTCGAATACTTACGTCTCATAAGCGATCCGTGATCCGTGTCTTTATCAATCGCATACTCGTATCACAAAGTTGCAAGTCcacattactttaatttaattggtaagtttagattttaattacttacctATCTAATTGTGTTTTTTCCTGTCggctatatatgtatttacatagTAAAATTGATTGGTAGAaaccttataaaaatatattatattgattaaattttttaaatagatttgtgaataattatcatatcaaGCATGGAGATGGACATTGGCTTCAGAGATAAAACTATACGCAAAAACTTCTTATGGtaactttaatttacttatcaataatacattatggtagttgtatattattagttgtatttatgatagatatttatacattattgtttttattctttcaGTAAAATTTACAGTATTGTTATGTGCCAATTGATAATCGCTACAACATTTTTGTCGATGGCAACTTTTCATGAACCcactagaattattttaaaatcatatcctTGCCTTAGTATTATCACAAGTATTACTactttaggtattttaattgcaCTCGCTTGTAGTGAATATTTACGCCGTAAGAGTCCtgttaactatattttcttgtttttaattaccttagctttatcatttttattagcaGTGTCTGTATCTCAGTACTATCCCAATCAAGTACTTTTGGCTCTAGGCATagctacaataatatgttttgctttcataatatttgctcttcaaactaaaatagattttacagTCATGGGTAGTTTTTTAATGgtagctataataattttactagttGCATCTACCGTTGTTATATTAATCCCTGGAAAATTAATGACTCTCATAACTGCATGTGTAGgctcaataatatattcaatgtatCTTATTTATGACACCCAAATTATGGTTGGCAATAACCATAGATATTCAATCACTCCAAGAGAATATATACTTGGAGTATTAGCCATTTATAtagacataattaatattttcaaagacaTATTGacgattattgttattggtgattaaacattatttgtgtgttaagattttaaataaaatagagcatattttaaatacttactaaaaataataattaggtatagattattataagattCCTTTTggcttttatttttctaagttaatacagtttattatgttgtacagGGTAAagtagttttaataatgtacctaccgataaaatttacattttttgtttttatttaatatttatagaaaaagtattttactacctgttcaatattttagattgttaaatattttgaata
Proteins encoded in this region:
- the LOC114128583 gene encoding protein lifeguard 1-like, yielding MEMDIGFRDKTIRKNFLCKIYSIVMCQLIIATTFLSMATFHEPTRIILKSYPCLSIITSITTLGILIALACSEYLRRKSPVNYIFLFLITLALSFLLAVSVSQYYPNQVLLALGIATIICFAFIIFALQTKIDFTVMGSFLMVAIIILLVASTVVILIPGKLMTLITACVGSIIYSMYLIYDTQIMVGNNHRYSITPREYILGVLAIYIDIINIFKDILTIIVIGD